A single region of the Gorilla gorilla gorilla isolate KB3781 chromosome 1, NHGRI_mGorGor1-v2.1_pri, whole genome shotgun sequence genome encodes:
- the LOC101127437 gene encoding LOW QUALITY PROTEIN: lysosomal acid glucosylceramidase (The sequence of the model RefSeq protein was modified relative to this genomic sequence to represent the inferred CDS: inserted 3 bases in 3 codons), which yields MEFSSPSREECPKPSGRVSIMAGSLTGLLLLQAVSWASGAFSRYKSRSSGHRMELSTGPXQANCTGTGIGYNIIWVPMASCDFSICTYTYVDTPDDFQLHNFSLPEEDTKLEIPLIHRALQLAQRPVSLLASPWSSPTRLKTRGVGNGKGSLKGQPRDIYHQTWARYIVKFLDAYVEHKLQFWAVTAENEPSAGLLSGYPFQCLGFTPEHQRDFIARDLGPTLANSTHHNVRLLMLDDQRLLLPHWAKVVLTDPEAAKYVHGIAVHWYVDFLAPAKATLRETHHLFPNTVLFASEXCVGSKFWEQSVRLGSWDRGMQYSHSIITNLLYHVVGWTDWXPIIVDITKHMFYKQPMFYHLGHFSKFIPEGSERVGLVASQKNDLDAVALMHPDGSTVVVVLNRSSKDVPLTIKDPAVGFLETISPGYSIHTYLWRRQ from the exons ATGGAGTTTTCAAGTCCTTCCAGAGAG GAATGTCCCAAGCCTTCGGGTAGGGTAAGCATCATGGCTGGCAGCCTCACAGGATTGCTTCTACTTCAGGCAGTGTCGTGGGCATCAG GTGCCTTCAGCCGCTATAAGAGCAGAAGCAGTGGTCATCGGATGGAGCTGAGTACAGGAC TACAGGCTAATTGCACCGGCACAG GAATCGGATATAACATCATCTGGGTACCCATGGCCAGCTGTGACTTCTCCATCTGCACCTACACCTATGTAGACACCCCTGATGATTTCCAGTTGcacaacttcagcctcccagaggaaGATACCAAGCTCGAG ATACCCCTGATTCACCGAGCCCTGCAGTTGGCCCAGCGTCCCGTTTCACTCCTTGCCAGCCCCTGGTCATCACCCACTCGGCTCAAGACCAGGGGAGTGGGGAATGGGAAGGGGTCACTCAAGGGACAGCCCAGAGACATCTACCACCAGACCTGGGCCAGATACATTGTGAA GTTCCTGGATGCCTATGTTGAGCACAAGTTACAGTTCTGGGCAGTGACAGCTGAAAATGAGCCTTCTGCTGGGCTGTTGAGTGGATACCCCTTCCAGTGCCTGGGCTTCACCCCTGAACATCAGCGAGACTTCATTGCCCGTGACCTAGGTCCTACCCTCGCCAACAGTACTCATCACAATGTCCGCCTACTCATGCTGGATGACCAACGCTTGCTGCTGCCCCACTGGGCAAAGGTG GTACTGACAGACCCAGAAGCAGCTAAGTATGTTCATGGTATTGCTGTACATTGGTACGTGGACTTTCTGGCTCCAGCCAAAGCCACCCTAAGGGAGacacaccacctgttccccaacaCCGTGCTCTTTGCCTCAG GCTGTGTGGGCTCCAAGTTCTGGGAGCAGAGTGTGCGGCTAGGCTCCTGGGATCGAGGGATGCAGTACAGCCACAGCATCATCACA AACCTCCTGTACCATGTGGTCGGCTGGACCGACT AACCCATCATTGTAGACATCACCAAGCACATGTTTTACAAACAGCCCATGTTCTACCACCTTGGCCACTTCAG CAAGTTCATTCCTGAGGGCTCGGAGAGAGTGGGGCTGGTTGCCAGTCAGAAGAACGACCTGGACGCAGTGGCACTGATGCATCCCGATGGCTCTACTGTTGTGGTCGTGCTAAACCG CTCCTCTAAGGATGTGCCTCTTACCATCAAGGATCCTGCTGTGGGCTTCCTGGAGACAATCTCACCTGGCTACTCCATTCACACCTACCTGTGGCGTCGCCAGTGA
- the LOC115936258 gene encoding metaxin-1-like isoform X1 gives MKYNADYDLSARQGADTLAFMSLLEEKLLPVLVHTFWIDTKNYVEVTRKWYAEAMPFPLNFFLPGRMQRQYMERLQLLTGEHRPEDEEELEKELYREARECLTLLSQRLGYQKFFFGDAPASLDAFVFSYLALLLQAKLPSGKLQVHLRGLHNLCAYCTHILSLYFPWDGGKGQMGGAALGRVGRDPRTSSPNTPSFLDPQLRYHRNATHQQAQRLRGSHTGAGTRSYLCWQDWQPWWAMPCSAALSPSSGQRLLGPQAPGPWAWLRRMKRNDLSSRSQDWFFYSHAFQRPPCLLVVGTARNGVLPPRIKPLTLTGLKHFLL, from the exons ATG aaatacaatgcTGATTATGATCTGTCAGCTCGGCAAGGGGCAGATACCCTGGCCTTCATGTCTCTCCTGGAGGAGAAGTTGCTCCCGGTGCTG GTACATACTTTTTGGATAGACACCAAGAACTACGTGGAAGTGACCCGGAAGTGGTATGCAGAGGCTATGCCCTTTCCCCTCAACTTCTTCCTGCCTGGCCGCATGCAGCGGCAGTACATGGAACGGCTACAGCTGCTGACTGGGGAGCACAGGCCTGAGGACGAGGAAGAGCTGGAGAAGGAG CTGTACCGAGAGGCTCGGGAGTGTCTGACCCTGCTCTCTCAGCGCCTGGGTTATCAGAAGTTCTTCTTTGGAGATGC CCCTGCCTCCTTGGACGCCTTCGTCTTTAGCTACTTGGCCCTGCTGCTGCAGGCAAAGCTGCCCAGTGGGAAGCTGCAGGTCCACCTGCGTGGGCTGCACAACCTCTGTGCCTATTGTACCCACATTCTCAGTCTCTACTTCCCCTGGGATGGAGGTAAGGGGCAGATGGGAGGGGCAGCCCTGGGGAGAGTGGGCAGGGATCCAAGAACTAGTTCTCCTAACACACCTTCCTTCCTTGACCCTCAGCTGAGGTACCACCGCAACGCCACACACCAGCAGGCCCAGAGACTGAGGGGGAGCCATACGGGCGCTGGAACCAGATCCTATCTGTGCTGGCAGGACTGGCAGCCATGGTGGGCTATGCCTTGCTCAGCGGCATTGTCTCCATCCAGTGGGCAACGCCTGCTCGGGCCCCAGGCACCCGGACCCTGGGCATggctgaggaggatgaagaggaaTGATTTGTCCTCACGCTCCCAAGACTGGTTTTTCTACTCTCATGCATTCCAGAGGCCCCCGTGCCTCCTCGTTGTTGGTACAGCCAGAAATGGGGTGCTGCCCCCCAGAATAAAGCCACTCACACTGACTGGGCTCAAACATTTTCTCCTTTAA
- the LOC115936258 gene encoding metaxin-1-like isoform X3, with protein sequence MKYNADYDLSARQGADTLAFMSLLEEKLLPVLVHTFWIDTKNYVEVTRKWYAEAMPFPLNFFLPGRMQRQYMERLQLLTGEHRPEDEEELEKELYREARECLTLLSQRLGYQKFFFGDAPASLDAFVFSYLALLLQAKLPSGKLQVHLRGLHNLCAYCTHILSLYFPWDGAEVPPQRHTPAGPETEGEPYGRWNQILSVLAGLAAMVGYALLSGIVSIQWATPARAPGTRTLGMAEEDEEE encoded by the exons ATG aaatacaatgcTGATTATGATCTGTCAGCTCGGCAAGGGGCAGATACCCTGGCCTTCATGTCTCTCCTGGAGGAGAAGTTGCTCCCGGTGCTG GTACATACTTTTTGGATAGACACCAAGAACTACGTGGAAGTGACCCGGAAGTGGTATGCAGAGGCTATGCCCTTTCCCCTCAACTTCTTCCTGCCTGGCCGCATGCAGCGGCAGTACATGGAACGGCTACAGCTGCTGACTGGGGAGCACAGGCCTGAGGACGAGGAAGAGCTGGAGAAGGAG CTGTACCGAGAGGCTCGGGAGTGTCTGACCCTGCTCTCTCAGCGCCTGGGTTATCAGAAGTTCTTCTTTGGAGATGC CCCTGCCTCCTTGGACGCCTTCGTCTTTAGCTACTTGGCCCTGCTGCTGCAGGCAAAGCTGCCCAGTGGGAAGCTGCAGGTCCACCTGCGTGGGCTGCACAACCTCTGTGCCTATTGTACCCACATTCTCAGTCTCTACTTCCCCTGGGATGGAG CTGAGGTACCACCGCAACGCCACACACCAGCAGGCCCAGAGACTGAGGGGGAGCCATACGGGCGCTGGAACCAGATCCTATCTGTGCTGGCAGGACTGGCAGCCATGGTGGGCTATGCCTTGCTCAGCGGCATTGTCTCCATCCAGTGGGCAACGCCTGCTCGGGCCCCAGGCACCCGGACCCTGGGCATggctgaggaggatgaagaggaaTGA
- the LOC115936258 gene encoding uncharacterized protein isoform X4: MRDSDSNPASLDAFVFSYLALLLQAKLPSGKLQVHLRGLHNLCAYCTHILSLYFPWDGGKGQMGGAALGRVGRDPRTSSPNTPSFLDPQLRYHRNATHQQAQRLRGSHTGAGTRSYLCWQDWQPWWAMPCSAALSPSSGQRLLGPQAPGPWAWLRRMKRNDLSSRSQDWFFYSHAFQRPPCLLVVGTARNGVLPPRIKPLTLTGLKHFLL, from the exons ATGCGTGACTCTGACTCCAA CCCTGCCTCCTTGGACGCCTTCGTCTTTAGCTACTTGGCCCTGCTGCTGCAGGCAAAGCTGCCCAGTGGGAAGCTGCAGGTCCACCTGCGTGGGCTGCACAACCTCTGTGCCTATTGTACCCACATTCTCAGTCTCTACTTCCCCTGGGATGGAGGTAAGGGGCAGATGGGAGGGGCAGCCCTGGGGAGAGTGGGCAGGGATCCAAGAACTAGTTCTCCTAACACACCTTCCTTCCTTGACCCTCAGCTGAGGTACCACCGCAACGCCACACACCAGCAGGCCCAGAGACTGAGGGGGAGCCATACGGGCGCTGGAACCAGATCCTATCTGTGCTGGCAGGACTGGCAGCCATGGTGGGCTATGCCTTGCTCAGCGGCATTGTCTCCATCCAGTGGGCAACGCCTGCTCGGGCCCCAGGCACCCGGACCCTGGGCATggctgaggaggatgaagaggaaTGATTTGTCCTCACGCTCCCAAGACTGGTTTTTCTACTCTCATGCATTCCAGAGGCCCCCGTGCCTCCTCGTTGTTGGTACAGCCAGAAATGGGGTGCTGCCCCCCAGAATAAAGCCACTCACACTGACTGGGCTCAAACATTTTCTCCTTTAA
- the LOC115936258 gene encoding metaxin-1-like isoform X2, protein MSLLEEKLLPVLVHTFWIDTKNYVEVTRKWYAEAMPFPLNFFLPGRMQRQYMERLQLLTGEHRPEDEEELEKELYREARECLTLLSQRLGYQKFFFGDAPASLDAFVFSYLALLLQAKLPSGKLQVHLRGLHNLCAYCTHILSLYFPWDGGKGQMGGAALGRVGRDPRTSSPNTPSFLDPQLRYHRNATHQQAQRLRGSHTGAGTRSYLCWQDWQPWWAMPCSAALSPSSGQRLLGPQAPGPWAWLRRMKRNDLSSRSQDWFFYSHAFQRPPCLLVVGTARNGVLPPRIKPLTLTGLKHFLL, encoded by the exons ATGTCTCTCCTGGAGGAGAAGTTGCTCCCGGTGCTG GTACATACTTTTTGGATAGACACCAAGAACTACGTGGAAGTGACCCGGAAGTGGTATGCAGAGGCTATGCCCTTTCCCCTCAACTTCTTCCTGCCTGGCCGCATGCAGCGGCAGTACATGGAACGGCTACAGCTGCTGACTGGGGAGCACAGGCCTGAGGACGAGGAAGAGCTGGAGAAGGAG CTGTACCGAGAGGCTCGGGAGTGTCTGACCCTGCTCTCTCAGCGCCTGGGTTATCAGAAGTTCTTCTTTGGAGATGC CCCTGCCTCCTTGGACGCCTTCGTCTTTAGCTACTTGGCCCTGCTGCTGCAGGCAAAGCTGCCCAGTGGGAAGCTGCAGGTCCACCTGCGTGGGCTGCACAACCTCTGTGCCTATTGTACCCACATTCTCAGTCTCTACTTCCCCTGGGATGGAGGTAAGGGGCAGATGGGAGGGGCAGCCCTGGGGAGAGTGGGCAGGGATCCAAGAACTAGTTCTCCTAACACACCTTCCTTCCTTGACCCTCAGCTGAGGTACCACCGCAACGCCACACACCAGCAGGCCCAGAGACTGAGGGGGAGCCATACGGGCGCTGGAACCAGATCCTATCTGTGCTGGCAGGACTGGCAGCCATGGTGGGCTATGCCTTGCTCAGCGGCATTGTCTCCATCCAGTGGGCAACGCCTGCTCGGGCCCCAGGCACCCGGACCCTGGGCATggctgaggaggatgaagaggaaTGATTTGTCCTCACGCTCCCAAGACTGGTTTTTCTACTCTCATGCATTCCAGAGGCCCCCGTGCCTCCTCGTTGTTGGTACAGCCAGAAATGGGGTGCTGCCCCCCAGAATAAAGCCACTCACACTGACTGGGCTCAAACATTTTCTCCTTTAA
- the LOC101151730 gene encoding metaxin-1, with translation MLLGGPPRSPRSGTSPKGPRSSTGHVQFGKSPQTWPRRTRLRSPEPAAPSGVRGSTWPKRRDSPRRAGPTALSRYVGHLWMGRRPPSPEARGPVPRSSAASRARRSLASPGTSPGPLTATIGGAVAGGGPRQGRAEAHKEVFPGQRVGKMAAPMELFCWSGGWGLPSVDLDCLAVLTYARFTGAPLKVHKISNPWQSPSGTLPALRTSHGEVISVPHKIITHLRKEKYNADYDLSARQGADTLAFMSLLEEKLLPVLVHTFWIDTKNYVEVTRKWYAEAMPFPLNFFLPGRMQRQYMEWLQLLTGEHRPEDEEELEKELYREARECLTLLSQRLGSQKFFFGDAPASLDAFVFSYLALLLQAKLPSGKLQVHLRGLHNLCAYCTHILSLYFPWDGAEVPPQRHTPAGPETEEEPYRRRNQILSVLAGLAAMVGYALLSGIVSIQRATPARAPGTRTLGMAEEDEEE, from the exons ATGCTGCTCGGGGGACCCCCCCGCAGTCCTCGCTCGGGGACGAGCCCCAAGGGGCCCCGGAGCAGTACAGGCCACGTGCAGTTTGGCAAGAGCCCCCAGACCTGGCCCAGGCGCACAAGGCTCCGCTCTCCAGAGCCTGCCGCACCTTCAGGGGTTCGGGGCTCCACTTGGCCGAAGCGCCGTGACTCTCCGAGGCGCGCCGGGCCGACAGCGCTGTCCCGCTACGTGGGCCACCTCTGGATGGGCCGGCGGCCGCCCTCCCCCGAGGCCCGCGGCCCAGTCCCCCGCAGTTCAGCTGCCAGTCGGGCCAGAAGAAGCCTCGCCTCCCCGGGGACCTCCCCAGGCCCCCTGACCGCAACGATCGGAGGGGCGGTGGCGGGGGGcgggcccaggcaggggagggcaGAAGCACACAAGGAAGTGTTTCCGGGACAGAGGGTGGGCAAGATGGCGGCGCCCATGGAGCTGTTCTGCTGGTcagggggctgggggctgccGTCAGTGGACCTGGACTGCCTGGCCGTGCTG ACCTATGCCAGATTTACTGGTGCTCCACTGAAGGTGCACAAGATCAGCAACCCCTGGCAGAGCCCTTCAG GAACTCTGCCTGCCCTTCGGACCAGTCATGGAGAGGTCATCTCAGTTCCACACAAGATCATCACCCACCTTCGAAAAGAG aaatacaatgcTGATTATGATCTGTCAGCTCGGCAAGGGGCAGATACCCTGGCCTTCATGTCTCTCCTGGAGGAGAAGTTGCTCCCGGTGCTG GTACATACTTTTTGGATAGACACCAAGAACTACGTGGAAGTGACCCGGAAGTGGTATGCAGAGGCTATGCCCTTTCCTCTCAACTTCTTCCTGCCTGGCCGCATGCAGCGGCAGTACATGGAATGGTTACAGCTGCTGACTGGGGAGCACAGGCCTGAGGACGAGGAAGAGCTGGAGAAGGAG CTGTACCGAGAGGCTCGGGAGTGTCTGACCCTGCTCTCTCAGCGCCTGGGCTCTCAAAAGTTCTTCTTTGGAGATGC CCCTGCCTCCTTGGACGCCTTCGTCTTTAGCTACTTGGCCCTGCTGCTGCAAGCAAAGCTGCCCAGTGGGAAGCTGCAGGTCCACCTGCGTGGGCTGCACAACCTCTGTGCCTATTGTACCCACATTCTCAGTCTCTACTTCCCCTGGGATGGAG CTGAGGTACCACCGCAACGCCACACACCAGCAGGCCCAGAGACTGAGGAGGAGCCATACCGGCGCCGGAACCAGATCCTATCTGTGCTGGCAGGACTGGCAGCCATGGTGGGCTATGCCTTGCTCAGCGGCATTGTCTCCATCCAGCGGGCAACGCCGGCTCGGGCCCCAGGCACCCGGACCCTGGGCATggctgaggaggatgaagaggaaTGA